One segment of Syntrophales bacterium DNA contains the following:
- a CDS encoding cytidine/deoxycytidylate deaminase family protein, whose protein sequence is MNIKPETRNSKLGTLNSEPGTGFERPGWNEYFMDIVELVSRRSTCLRRHVGAVLVKDKRILASGYNGVPTGIRHCVDTGCLREQLDVPSGERHELCRGLHAEQNAIIQAALHGVSTKNAVIYCTNHPCIICSKMIINAGIIGIVYREGYRDKLAGEMLKEAGIKVSEI, encoded by the coding sequence TCGGAACTCAAAACTCGGAACCCTGAACTCGGAACCCGGAACCGGATTTGAACGGCCGGGTTGGAATGAATATTTTATGGACATAGTGGAACTTGTGTCAAGGCGTTCTACATGTTTGAGGCGCCACGTAGGGGCCGTTTTAGTAAAAGATAAAAGGATACTTGCTTCAGGGTACAATGGTGTGCCGACAGGGATTCGCCATTGCGTGGATACAGGTTGTTTACGGGAACAGTTGGACGTTCCTTCCGGCGAACGACATGAACTTTGCCGGGGATTACATGCGGAACAGAATGCAATTATTCAGGCCGCCCTTCATGGAGTGAGCACTAAAAACGCTGTAATTTACTGCACAAATCACCCCTGTATAATATGTTCAAAGATGATAATAAATGCAGGCATAATCGGTATTGTTTACCGGGAAGGTTATCGTGATAAGCTGGCGGGGGAGATGTTGAAGGAGGCTGGCATCAAGGTATCAGAAATATGA